In Raphanus sativus cultivar WK10039 unplaced genomic scaffold, ASM80110v3 Scaffold0576, whole genome shotgun sequence, one genomic interval encodes:
- the LOC108821547 gene encoding vacuolar iron transporter homolog 4-like: protein MESNSLNIDMEKDQETAFDYSKRSPWIRAAVLGANDGLVSTASLMMGVSAVKPDVKTMILTGFAGLVAGACSMAIGEFVSVNSQYDIEVAQIKRESGEEIEEAKLPSPMLASVASAVAFILGATVPLLAAAFVKTYEMRIVVIAAAVTFVLVMIGWLGAVLGKAPVVKSLARTLIGGWLAMTVTFVVTTLFRSHFRSHGL, encoded by the coding sequence ATGGAGTCTAACAGCTTGAACATAGACATGGAGAAAGATCAAGAAACTGCTTTCGATTACTCAAAACGATCTCCGTGGATACGAGCTGCCGTGCTTGGTGCCAACGACGGTCTTGTCTCAACGGCTTCACTTATGATGGGTGTCAGTGCAGTTAAGCCAGACGTCAAAACCATGATTTTAACCGGGTTCGCAGGTTTAGTTGCCGGAGCTTGTAGCATGGCAATCGGAGAGTTTGTCTCCGTAAACTCTCAGTACGACATAGAGGTGGCTCAAATAAAGAGAGAGAGCGGAGAAGAGATAGAGGAAGCAAAGCTTCCGAGCCCGATGCTAGCGTCTGTTGCATCTGCTGTAGCGTTTATTCTGGGAGCGACCGTGCCTTTATTGGCGGCTGCGTTTGTGAAAACGTATGAAATGAGGATTGTAGTGATTGCTGCGGCGGTGACGTTCGTTTTGGTTATGATTGGGTGGTTAGGAGCGGTTTTGGGGAAAGCACCGGTGGTTAAGTCGTTGGCTAGGACTCTGATTGGAGGATGGTTAGCTATGACGGTTACTTTTGTTGTGACCACACTGTTTAGATCACATTTTAGATCACATGGTTTGTGA
- the LOC130502468 gene encoding eukaryotic translation initiation factor 5B-like isoform X2, with protein sequence MDRENTSACGGDENHPFALSSKGSENPNKVVITGKKKKGKKVCKPHKEEKDDHEIAFSGEDKLKSKNVGFASFDLLGVEDDDISAEVCDELILGRQVTEETNTKSEDAGGTSRSKKKKNKSGKTAHEEEDLDKILAELGITPVSPAQPELVAPADGSKDEGEEETVLSVSAKKRKKKKDKDKDKKVSASSMEEAKEEPSQHQKKVPKHVLEMQEMVARRKEAEEMKKKEEEEKFRKEEEERRMQEEREREAEEIKQKRKMRAKEKLQKKKQEGGILTEKQKRDKAFKNKILSDAGMLLASDKNSDSSKRPVYGNKRKPARGKANDSASEVVPTLHEGDSTELDKKQEAGDEEDDWEAKSDDSVDIMGDYDDDGEDVPWLVVKKEIKETASKAHCSGPVTDTLALKAGVSCRPQKSIPNVDDATRPKDANVSVVNEVVEESLRSPICCIMGHVDTGKTKLLDCIRGTNVQEGEAGGITQQIGATYFPAENIRERTKELKPDAKLKVPGLLVIDTPGHESFSNLRSRGSNLCDIAILVVDIMHGLEPQTIESLNLLRKRNTEFIVALNKIDRLYGWKTSKNAPIEKALALQSKDVVIEFNMRLTHVITQFKEQGLNTEIYYKNREMGDTISIVPTSAISGEGIPDLLLYLVMWSQKTMVEKLTFVDKVQCTVLEVKVIPGHGTTIDVVLVNGVLHEGDQIVACGSQGPIVTTVRSLLTPHPMKELRVKGTYLHHREVKAAQCIKITAQGLEHAVAGTSLHVIGPDVDVEEAKKTAMEDMKSIMSWVDKSGEGVYVQASTLGSLEALLEFLKSPDVKIPVSGIGLGPVHKKDIMKAGVMLEKKKEYATILAFDVKITTEARELADNMGVKIFCADIIYHLFDQFKGYVKDVRDEERKETAAEVVFPCVLKILPDHVFKRGDPIILGVEVIDGILKVGTPMCFLKEIEKSRVFVDLGRVASIHKDKKPLEDAKKGQQVAIKIIASNPGEEKTFGEDFGIEDELVSHISRRSIDILKTLYRNELKDEFKLVKKLKTLFKIQ encoded by the exons ATGGATCGGGAGAACACGAGCGCGTGTGGTGGTGACGAAAATCACCCCTTTGCCTTGTCCTCCAAGGGAAGTGAAAACCCTAATAAAGTTGTGATCActggaaagaagaagaagggaaagAAAGTTTGTAAACCGCATAAGGAGGAGAAGGATGATCACGAGATTGCTTTTTCCGGGGAAGATAAGTTGAAATCTAAGAATGTGGGGTTTGCAAGCTTTGATCTGCTTGGTGTAGAGGATGATGATATTAGTGCTGAAGTATGTGATGAGCTAATACTTGGGAGACAAGTTACCGAAGAAACTAATACTAAGAGTGAGGATGCTGGAGGAACCTCTAGgagtaagaaaaagaaaaataagagtGGAAAGACTGCACATGAAGAAGAGGATTTGGACAAGATTCTTGCAGAACTCGGGATCACTCCTGTTTCACCAGCACAACCTGAGCTAGTTGCACCTGCAGATGGCTCAaaggatgaaggagaagaagagacagTCCTGTCAGTTTCAGcgaagaaaaggaaaaagaagaaggataAGGACAAGGACAAGAAAGTATCTGCTTCTTCTATGGAGGAGGCTAAGGAGGAGCCATCACAGCACCAGAAGAAAGTTCCTAAACACGTTCTAGAGATGCAAGAGATGGTTGCGCGGAGAAAGGAAGcagaggagatgaagaagaaggaagaggaagagaagtttaggaaagaggaagaggagcgACGCATGCAGGAAGAGCGAGAAAGAGAAGCCGAAGAGATTAAACAGAAGAGAAAGATGAGGGCTAAGGAGAAgctgcagaagaagaagcaagaggGAGGGATTCTAACAGAAAAGCAGAAGAGGGACAAGGCTTTCAAGAACAAGATATTGTCTGATGCTGGTATGCTTCTTGCTTCAGATAAGAACAGTGATTCCTCAAAGCGTCCTGTTTATggcaacaaaagaaaaccagCTCGCGGAAAAGCAAACGACTCTGCTTCAGAAGTAGTACCTACTTTGCATGAAGGAGATTCAACTGAGCTGGATAAGAAACAAGAAGCTGGTGATGAGGAGGATGATTGGGAAGCAAAAAGTGATGATTCTGTTGATATAATGggtgattatgatgatgatggtgaagatGTACCTTGGCTTGTGGTTAAGAAAGAGATCAAAGAAACTGCTTCAAAGGCCCATTGTTCAG GTCCTGTCACTGATACACTAGCATTGAAGGCTGGAGTTTCATGCAGGCCACAAAAATCTATACCTAATGTGGATGATGCTACTAGGCCAAAAGATGCTAATGTCTCAGTAGTTAATGAAGTTGTTGAAGAAAGTCTTCGCTCTCCCATTTGCTGCATCATGGGCCATGTTGATACTGGCAAAACTAAGCTCTTGGACTGCATCAGAGGAACAAATGTTCAGGAAGGAGAAGCGGGAGGTATCACTCAGCAGATTGGTGCAACTTACTTCCCTGCGGAAAACATCCGTGAGAGGACCAAGGAGTTAAAACCTGACGCAAAACTCAAGGTGCCAGGTCTATTGGTTATCGATACACCTGGACACGAGTCATTCTCGAATCTAAGGTCAAGGGGTTCAAACCTGTGCGACATTGCAATTCTAGTGGTTGACATAATGCATGGTCTAGAGCCACAAACCATAGAGTCTCTTAATCTGTTGAGAAAGAGGAACACAGAGTTCATTGTTGCCTTGAATAAG ATTGATAGGCTATATGGGTGGAAAACAAGCAAGAACGCTCCTATAGAGAAGGCTTTGGCGCTGCAATCGAAAGATGTGGTTATTGAATTTAACATGAGGCTCACTCAT GTTATAACCCAGTTCAAGGAACAAGGACTCAACACTGAGATTTATTACAAGAACAGAGAAATGGGAGATACTATCAGTATTGTGCCTACTAGTGCTATTAG TGGGGAAGGGATTCCAGATCTGTTGCTATATTTGGTTATGTGGTCTCAGAAAACAATGGTTGAGAAACTTACATTTGTTGACAAAGTGCAG TGTACCGTCCTTGAGGTCAAAGTTATTCCAGGTCATGGCACAACAATTGATGTTGTTTTGGTCAACGGGGTACTCCATGAAGGTGATCAAATCGTTGCTTGTGGGTCACAG GGACCAATTGTAACAACTGTTAGATCATTATTGACTCCTCATCCTATGAAAGAGCTACGTGTGAAG GGTACATATCTGCATCATAGAGAAGTAAAGGCTGCGCAATGTATCAAGATTACTGCACAG GGACTTGAACACGCCGTAGCTGGTACTTCCTTACATGTGATTGGACCTGATGTGGACGTGGAAGAAGCCAAGAAAACAGCCATGGAAGATATGAAGTCAATAATGAGCTGGGTTGACAAAAGCGGTGAAGGAGTTTACGTACAAGCTTCAACACTAGGATCTCTGGAAGCATTGCTAGAATTCTTGAAGTCAccggatgtgaaaatacccgtCAGTGGTATTGGCCTAGGACCTGTGCATAAGAAGGATATCATGAAGGCCGGAGTAATgctagagaagaagaaagagtatGCAACGATTCTTGCTTTTGACGTGAAGATAACTACAGAGGCTCGCGAACTAGCTGACAACATGGGAGTCAAGATCTTCTGCGCTGATATTATCTATCATCTGTTCGATCAGTTCAAGGGATATGTCAAGGATGTCAGAGATGAAGAAAGGAAAGAAACAGCAGCTGAAGTAGTGTTTCCATGTGTACTTAAGATTTTACCAGACCATGTCTTCAAAAGAGGAGACCCAATCATCCTTGGAGTCGAAGTCATCGATGGTATACTCAAG GTTGGTACCCCCATGTGCTTTCTAAAAGAGATTGAGAAGTCGAGAGTGTTTGTGGATCTTGGTCGCGTTGCATCTATTCATAAAGACAAGAAGCCACTTGAAGACGCCAAGAAAGGACAACAGGTTGCTATCAAA ATCATTGCCTCTAACCCTGGAGAAGAGAAAACGTTTGGAGAGGACTTTGGTATAGAAGACGAGCTTGTCAGTCATATTTCGAGGCGATCCATCGACATACTCAAAACACTCTACAGG AATGAGTTGAAGGACGAGTTTAAGCTTGTTAAGAAACTTAAAACGCTGTTCAAGATACAATAG
- the LOC130502468 gene encoding eukaryotic translation initiation factor 5B-like isoform X1: MDRENTSACGGDENHPFALSSKGSENPNKVVITGKKKKGKKVCKPHKEEKDDHEIAFSGEDKLKSKNVGFASFDLLGVEDDDISAEVCDELILGRQVTEETNTKSEDAGGTSRSKKKKNKSGKTAHEEEDLDKILAELGITPVSPAQPELVAPADGSKDEGEEETVLSVSAKKRKKKKDKDKDKKVSASSMEEAKEEPSQHQKKVPKHVLEMQEMVARRKEAEEMKKKEEEEKFRKEEEERRMQEEREREAEEIKQKRKMRAKEKLQKKKQEGGILTEKQKRDKAFKNKILSDAGMLLASDKNSDSSKRPVYGNKRKPARGKANDSASEVVPTLHEGDSTELDKKQEAGDEEDDWEAKSDDSVDIMGDYDDDGEDVPWLVVKKEIKETASKAHCSGFNAGPVTDTLALKAGVSCRPQKSIPNVDDATRPKDANVSVVNEVVEESLRSPICCIMGHVDTGKTKLLDCIRGTNVQEGEAGGITQQIGATYFPAENIRERTKELKPDAKLKVPGLLVIDTPGHESFSNLRSRGSNLCDIAILVVDIMHGLEPQTIESLNLLRKRNTEFIVALNKIDRLYGWKTSKNAPIEKALALQSKDVVIEFNMRLTHVITQFKEQGLNTEIYYKNREMGDTISIVPTSAISGEGIPDLLLYLVMWSQKTMVEKLTFVDKVQCTVLEVKVIPGHGTTIDVVLVNGVLHEGDQIVACGSQGPIVTTVRSLLTPHPMKELRVKGTYLHHREVKAAQCIKITAQGLEHAVAGTSLHVIGPDVDVEEAKKTAMEDMKSIMSWVDKSGEGVYVQASTLGSLEALLEFLKSPDVKIPVSGIGLGPVHKKDIMKAGVMLEKKKEYATILAFDVKITTEARELADNMGVKIFCADIIYHLFDQFKGYVKDVRDEERKETAAEVVFPCVLKILPDHVFKRGDPIILGVEVIDGILKVGTPMCFLKEIEKSRVFVDLGRVASIHKDKKPLEDAKKGQQVAIKIIASNPGEEKTFGEDFGIEDELVSHISRRSIDILKTLYRNELKDEFKLVKKLKTLFKIQ, from the exons ATGGATCGGGAGAACACGAGCGCGTGTGGTGGTGACGAAAATCACCCCTTTGCCTTGTCCTCCAAGGGAAGTGAAAACCCTAATAAAGTTGTGATCActggaaagaagaagaagggaaagAAAGTTTGTAAACCGCATAAGGAGGAGAAGGATGATCACGAGATTGCTTTTTCCGGGGAAGATAAGTTGAAATCTAAGAATGTGGGGTTTGCAAGCTTTGATCTGCTTGGTGTAGAGGATGATGATATTAGTGCTGAAGTATGTGATGAGCTAATACTTGGGAGACAAGTTACCGAAGAAACTAATACTAAGAGTGAGGATGCTGGAGGAACCTCTAGgagtaagaaaaagaaaaataagagtGGAAAGACTGCACATGAAGAAGAGGATTTGGACAAGATTCTTGCAGAACTCGGGATCACTCCTGTTTCACCAGCACAACCTGAGCTAGTTGCACCTGCAGATGGCTCAaaggatgaaggagaagaagagacagTCCTGTCAGTTTCAGcgaagaaaaggaaaaagaagaaggataAGGACAAGGACAAGAAAGTATCTGCTTCTTCTATGGAGGAGGCTAAGGAGGAGCCATCACAGCACCAGAAGAAAGTTCCTAAACACGTTCTAGAGATGCAAGAGATGGTTGCGCGGAGAAAGGAAGcagaggagatgaagaagaaggaagaggaagagaagtttaggaaagaggaagaggagcgACGCATGCAGGAAGAGCGAGAAAGAGAAGCCGAAGAGATTAAACAGAAGAGAAAGATGAGGGCTAAGGAGAAgctgcagaagaagaagcaagaggGAGGGATTCTAACAGAAAAGCAGAAGAGGGACAAGGCTTTCAAGAACAAGATATTGTCTGATGCTGGTATGCTTCTTGCTTCAGATAAGAACAGTGATTCCTCAAAGCGTCCTGTTTATggcaacaaaagaaaaccagCTCGCGGAAAAGCAAACGACTCTGCTTCAGAAGTAGTACCTACTTTGCATGAAGGAGATTCAACTGAGCTGGATAAGAAACAAGAAGCTGGTGATGAGGAGGATGATTGGGAAGCAAAAAGTGATGATTCTGTTGATATAATGggtgattatgatgatgatggtgaagatGTACCTTGGCTTGTGGTTAAGAAAGAGATCAAAGAAACTGCTTCAAAGGCCCATTGTTCAG GTTTCAATGCAGGTCCTGTCACTGATACACTAGCATTGAAGGCTGGAGTTTCATGCAGGCCACAAAAATCTATACCTAATGTGGATGATGCTACTAGGCCAAAAGATGCTAATGTCTCAGTAGTTAATGAAGTTGTTGAAGAAAGTCTTCGCTCTCCCATTTGCTGCATCATGGGCCATGTTGATACTGGCAAAACTAAGCTCTTGGACTGCATCAGAGGAACAAATGTTCAGGAAGGAGAAGCGGGAGGTATCACTCAGCAGATTGGTGCAACTTACTTCCCTGCGGAAAACATCCGTGAGAGGACCAAGGAGTTAAAACCTGACGCAAAACTCAAGGTGCCAGGTCTATTGGTTATCGATACACCTGGACACGAGTCATTCTCGAATCTAAGGTCAAGGGGTTCAAACCTGTGCGACATTGCAATTCTAGTGGTTGACATAATGCATGGTCTAGAGCCACAAACCATAGAGTCTCTTAATCTGTTGAGAAAGAGGAACACAGAGTTCATTGTTGCCTTGAATAAG ATTGATAGGCTATATGGGTGGAAAACAAGCAAGAACGCTCCTATAGAGAAGGCTTTGGCGCTGCAATCGAAAGATGTGGTTATTGAATTTAACATGAGGCTCACTCAT GTTATAACCCAGTTCAAGGAACAAGGACTCAACACTGAGATTTATTACAAGAACAGAGAAATGGGAGATACTATCAGTATTGTGCCTACTAGTGCTATTAG TGGGGAAGGGATTCCAGATCTGTTGCTATATTTGGTTATGTGGTCTCAGAAAACAATGGTTGAGAAACTTACATTTGTTGACAAAGTGCAG TGTACCGTCCTTGAGGTCAAAGTTATTCCAGGTCATGGCACAACAATTGATGTTGTTTTGGTCAACGGGGTACTCCATGAAGGTGATCAAATCGTTGCTTGTGGGTCACAG GGACCAATTGTAACAACTGTTAGATCATTATTGACTCCTCATCCTATGAAAGAGCTACGTGTGAAG GGTACATATCTGCATCATAGAGAAGTAAAGGCTGCGCAATGTATCAAGATTACTGCACAG GGACTTGAACACGCCGTAGCTGGTACTTCCTTACATGTGATTGGACCTGATGTGGACGTGGAAGAAGCCAAGAAAACAGCCATGGAAGATATGAAGTCAATAATGAGCTGGGTTGACAAAAGCGGTGAAGGAGTTTACGTACAAGCTTCAACACTAGGATCTCTGGAAGCATTGCTAGAATTCTTGAAGTCAccggatgtgaaaatacccgtCAGTGGTATTGGCCTAGGACCTGTGCATAAGAAGGATATCATGAAGGCCGGAGTAATgctagagaagaagaaagagtatGCAACGATTCTTGCTTTTGACGTGAAGATAACTACAGAGGCTCGCGAACTAGCTGACAACATGGGAGTCAAGATCTTCTGCGCTGATATTATCTATCATCTGTTCGATCAGTTCAAGGGATATGTCAAGGATGTCAGAGATGAAGAAAGGAAAGAAACAGCAGCTGAAGTAGTGTTTCCATGTGTACTTAAGATTTTACCAGACCATGTCTTCAAAAGAGGAGACCCAATCATCCTTGGAGTCGAAGTCATCGATGGTATACTCAAG GTTGGTACCCCCATGTGCTTTCTAAAAGAGATTGAGAAGTCGAGAGTGTTTGTGGATCTTGGTCGCGTTGCATCTATTCATAAAGACAAGAAGCCACTTGAAGACGCCAAGAAAGGACAACAGGTTGCTATCAAA ATCATTGCCTCTAACCCTGGAGAAGAGAAAACGTTTGGAGAGGACTTTGGTATAGAAGACGAGCTTGTCAGTCATATTTCGAGGCGATCCATCGACATACTCAAAACACTCTACAGG AATGAGTTGAAGGACGAGTTTAAGCTTGTTAAGAAACTTAAAACGCTGTTCAAGATACAATAG
- the LOC108819717 gene encoding indole glucosinolate O-methyltransferase 1, translating to MGFPFEETLSSNPKTQTVVDDDNELGLMAVRLANAAAFPMVLKASLELGVFDTLHAEAARTDAFLSPSEIASRLPTTPRNPEAPVLLDRMLRLLASYSMVKCDKAGKGERTYRAEPICRFFLKDNIQDIGSLASQVIVNFDSVFLNTWAQLKDVVLEGGDAFGRAHGGMKLFDYMGTDERFSKLFNQTGFTIAVVKKALEVYQGFEDVDVLVDVGGGVGNTLGVVTSKYPNIKGINFDLTCALAQAPSYPGVEHVAGDMFVDVPKGDAMILKRILHDWTDEDCVKILKNCWKSLPENGKVVVIELVTPDDAENGDINANIAFDMDMLMFTQCSGGKERSRAEFEALAAASGFTHCKFVCQAYHCWIIEFCKENA from the exons atgggaTTCCCTTTTGAAGAAACCTTGAGCTCTAACCCTAAAACCCAAactgttgttgatgatgataaCGAGTTGGGTTTGATGGCCGTGAGACTAGCCAATGCAGCAGCCTTTCCAATGGTTCTCAAGGCCTCTCTCGAGCTCGGTGTTTTCGACACTCTCCACGCCGAAGCTGCTCGTACCGACGCCTTCCTCTCACCATCTGAGATAGCGAGTAGGCTACCAACTACTCCACGTAACCCTGAGGCACCGGTTTTGTTGGACCGGATGCTTCGTCTACTCGCTAGCTACTCCATGGTCAAATGCGATAAGGCTGGGAAGGGTGAGAGAACCTATAGGGCCGAGCCAATTTGCAGGTTCTTCTTGAAAGATAACATTCAAGATATTGGATCCCTTGCGTCTCAAGTCATTGTCAACTTTGACAGCGTCTTCCTCAATACCtg GGCACAATTGAAAGACGTGGTGCTAGAAGGAGGGGATGCATTTGGCCGTGCACATGGTGGCATGAAACTCTTTGACTATATGGGAACTGATGAGAGGTTCAGCAAGCTCTTTAACCAGACAGGGTTCACCATCGCTGTGGTGAAGAAGGCTCTTGAAGTTTACCAAGGCTTCGAAGATGTGGATGTTTTGGTTGATGTTGGAGGAGGAGTTGGCAACACGCTTGGTGTTGTTACTTCTAAGTATCCCAATATTAAGGGTATCAACTTTGATCTGACTTGTGCCTTGGCACAAGCACCTTCTTACCCTGGAGTGGAACATGTCGCTGGAGATATGTTTGTGGATGTTCCAAAGGGAGATGCTATGATCTTAAAA cgTATACTACATGATTGGACCGACGAAGACTGCGTAAAAATTCTCAAGAATTGTTGGAAATCACTACCGGAGAACGGTAAGGTTGTTGTGATAGAATTAGTCACCCCTGATGACGCGGAGAATGGAGATATTAACGCCAACATTGCCTTTGATATGGATATGTTGATGTTCACACAATGTTCTGGTGGAAAAGAAAGGTCACGAGCCGAGTTTGAAGCTTTGGCTGCAGCTTCTGGCTTCACCCATTGCAAATTCGTTTGCCAGGCTTATCACTGCTGGATTATTGAGTTTTGTAAAGAAAATGCgtaa